One Burkholderia cepacia genomic window carries:
- a CDS encoding patatin-like phospholipase family protein: MKPHARTEKQAVDAADLHHEAGAPAAARTLPYETIALVLQGGGALGAYQAGVFEGLHEAGIPLDWIAGISIGALNTALIAGNAPEHRVERLREFWETICKPAFFPTVPAAFEFALFNSIDQVRTFFTASQAASAMMQGQQGFFVPRFPPPLPGVSDHPEKISWYDTSQLRATLLKLCDFDRINSGETRVSVGAVNVGTGNFVYFDNSRIRLAPEHFMASGALPPAFPPVEIDGEYYWDGGVVSNTPLMEVLRARPRRDTLAFQVDLWSARGPLPRTMADVAERTKDVQYSSRTRFVTDTLQREQRYRNVLRHVLEQVPEEQRKADPWCIEADAMSSSKKYNIQHLIYQQKAYEHHYKDYQFGLSTMRDHWSAGLDDIRKTLAVKDGLALPNNDAGFVTHDIHRRR, from the coding sequence ATGAAGCCGCACGCCCGCACCGAAAAGCAGGCCGTCGATGCGGCGGACCTGCATCACGAGGCCGGCGCACCGGCCGCCGCGCGTACGCTGCCGTACGAAACGATCGCGCTCGTGCTGCAAGGCGGCGGCGCGCTCGGCGCGTACCAGGCCGGCGTGTTCGAAGGGCTGCACGAGGCGGGCATTCCGCTCGACTGGATCGCGGGCATCTCGATCGGCGCGCTCAACACCGCGCTGATCGCGGGCAATGCGCCCGAGCATCGCGTCGAGCGGCTGCGCGAGTTCTGGGAAACGATCTGCAAGCCGGCGTTCTTCCCGACGGTTCCGGCCGCATTCGAGTTCGCGCTGTTCAACAGCATCGACCAGGTTCGTACGTTCTTCACGGCGTCACAGGCCGCGAGCGCGATGATGCAGGGCCAGCAGGGCTTCTTCGTGCCGCGCTTCCCGCCGCCGCTGCCGGGCGTGTCGGATCATCCGGAGAAGATCAGCTGGTACGACACGTCGCAACTGCGCGCGACGCTGCTGAAGCTGTGCGATTTCGACCGGATCAATTCGGGCGAAACGCGCGTGTCGGTCGGCGCCGTCAACGTCGGCACCGGCAACTTCGTGTACTTCGACAACTCGCGCATCCGTCTGGCGCCCGAGCATTTCATGGCGTCCGGCGCGCTGCCGCCCGCGTTCCCGCCGGTCGAGATCGACGGCGAGTACTACTGGGACGGCGGTGTCGTGTCGAACACGCCGCTGATGGAAGTGCTGCGCGCACGGCCGCGCCGCGACACGCTCGCGTTCCAGGTCGACCTGTGGAGCGCGCGCGGGCCGCTGCCGCGCACGATGGCCGACGTCGCCGAGCGCACGAAGGACGTGCAGTATTCGAGCCGCACGCGCTTCGTGACCGACACGCTGCAGCGCGAACAGCGTTACCGCAACGTGCTGCGCCACGTGCTCGAGCAGGTGCCGGAAGAGCAGCGCAAGGCGGATCCCTGGTGCATCGAGGCCGATGCGATGTCGTCCAGCAAGAAGTACAACATCCAGCACCTGATCTACCAGCAGAAGGCGTACGAGCATCACTACAAGGACTATCAGTTCGGTCTGTCGACGATGCGTGACCACTGGTCCGCGGGCCTCGACGACATCCGCAAGACGCTCGCAGTCAAGGACGGCCTCGCGCTGCCCAACAACGACGCGGGCTTCGTGACGCACGACATTCACCGCAGGCGGTGA
- a CDS encoding 3-hydroxybutyrate dehydrogenase: MSNLNGKTAVVTGAASGIGKEIALELAKAGAAVAIADLNQDGANAVADEIVKAGGKAIGVAMDVTNEDAVNSCIDKVAETFGSVDILVSNAGIQIVNPIENYAFSDWKKMQAIHVDGAFLTTKAALKHMYKDDRGGVVIYMGSVHSHEASPLKSAYVTAKHGLLGLARVLAKEGAKHNVRSHVVCPGFVRTPLVDKQIPEQAKELGISEEEVVKKVMLGNTVDGVFTTVQDVAQTVLFLSAFPSAALTGQSFIVSHGWFMQ, encoded by the coding sequence ATGAGCAATCTGAATGGCAAGACCGCAGTCGTCACGGGCGCCGCGAGCGGCATCGGCAAGGAAATCGCACTCGAGCTCGCGAAAGCGGGCGCGGCCGTCGCGATCGCCGACCTGAACCAGGACGGCGCGAACGCCGTTGCCGACGAGATCGTCAAGGCGGGCGGCAAGGCGATCGGCGTCGCGATGGACGTGACGAACGAGGACGCCGTGAACAGCTGTATCGACAAGGTGGCCGAAACGTTCGGCTCGGTCGACATCCTCGTGTCGAACGCGGGCATCCAGATCGTCAACCCGATCGAGAACTACGCGTTCTCCGACTGGAAGAAGATGCAGGCGATCCACGTCGACGGTGCGTTCCTGACGACCAAGGCCGCGCTCAAGCACATGTACAAGGACGATCGCGGCGGTGTCGTGATCTACATGGGTTCGGTGCATTCGCACGAAGCGTCGCCGCTGAAGTCCGCGTACGTGACGGCCAAGCACGGGCTGCTCGGCCTGGCCCGCGTGCTGGCGAAGGAAGGCGCGAAGCACAACGTGCGCTCGCACGTCGTGTGTCCGGGCTTCGTGCGCACGCCGCTGGTCGACAAGCAGATTCCGGAGCAGGCGAAGGAGCTCGGGATCAGCGAAGAGGAAGTGGTGAAGAAGGTGATGCTCGGCAATACGGTCGACGGCGTGTTCACGACGGTGCAGGACGTCGCGCAGACGGTGCTGTTCCTGTCGGCCTTCCCGAGCGCCGCGCTCACGGGCCAGTCGTTCATCGTCAGCCACGGCTGGTTCATGCAATGA
- a CDS encoding acetoacetate decarboxylase, whose amino-acid sequence MKPSDVRSKAFAMPLTSPAFPMGPYRFVDREFLIITYRTDPDRLREIVPEPLQVTEPLVHYEFIRMADSTGFGDYTESGQVIPVEYNGQPGGYTLAMYLDDHPPIAGGRELWGFPKKLASPTLHVNTDHILGTLDYGKVRVATGTMGYKHKELDIDEQTKRLAGPNFLLKIIPHVDGTARVCELVRYYMQDIRMKGAWTGPASLELAPHALAPVADLPVLEIVEARHLVADLTLGLGEVVYDYLAQ is encoded by the coding sequence ATGAAACCCAGCGATGTCCGATCGAAAGCGTTTGCGATGCCGTTGACCAGCCCTGCCTTCCCGATGGGCCCTTACCGTTTCGTCGATCGTGAGTTCCTGATCATCACGTATCGCACCGATCCGGATCGCCTCCGCGAAATCGTCCCCGAGCCGCTGCAGGTCACCGAGCCGCTCGTGCATTACGAATTCATCCGCATGGCCGATTCGACCGGCTTCGGCGATTACACCGAAAGCGGCCAGGTGATTCCCGTCGAGTACAACGGCCAGCCGGGCGGCTATACGCTCGCGATGTATCTCGACGATCACCCGCCGATCGCCGGCGGCCGCGAACTGTGGGGCTTCCCGAAGAAACTCGCATCGCCCACGCTGCACGTGAACACCGACCACATCCTCGGCACGCTCGACTACGGCAAGGTGCGCGTCGCCACCGGCACGATGGGCTACAAGCACAAGGAACTCGACATCGACGAGCAGACGAAGCGTCTCGCCGGCCCCAATTTCCTGCTGAAGATCATCCCGCACGTCGACGGCACCGCGCGCGTCTGCGAACTGGTGCGCTACTACATGCAGGACATCAGGATGAAGGGCGCGTGGACGGGCCCCGCATCGCTCGAGCTGGCGCCGCACGCGCTCGCGCCGGTCGCCGACCTGCCCGTGCTCGAAATCGTCGAAGCCCGCCACCTGGTCGCAGATTTGACACTGGGCCTCGGCGAAGTCGTCTACGATTACCTGGCTCAGTAA
- a CDS encoding undecaprenyl-diphosphatase — translation MQTLNLTLFSAINAGVAPQPGVARLAIFAADWLVYVLPAMLLLTWIFGARTTRRQAIEAGVGVCVALALAQVIGHFWFSPRPFMAGVGTQLIPHAPDSSFPSDHMTFVWSVAVGMLLGGATRVTGLVMAAMAAAIAWGRIYAGVHWPFDMAGGVLVGTAGALAAHLYARPVTAMLERIGDSVHAVVMGRRHAP, via the coding sequence ATGCAGACCCTCAATCTCACCCTTTTTTCCGCCATCAACGCCGGGGTTGCGCCGCAGCCGGGCGTTGCCCGTCTCGCCATCTTCGCCGCCGACTGGCTCGTCTATGTACTGCCCGCGATGCTGCTGCTGACCTGGATCTTCGGCGCGCGCACGACGCGGCGCCAGGCGATCGAAGCCGGCGTCGGCGTGTGCGTGGCGCTCGCGCTCGCACAGGTCATCGGACATTTCTGGTTCTCGCCGCGCCCGTTCATGGCCGGCGTCGGCACGCAACTGATTCCGCATGCGCCGGACAGCTCGTTTCCGAGCGATCACATGACGTTCGTCTGGAGTGTGGCGGTCGGCATGCTGCTCGGCGGCGCGACGCGCGTGACGGGCCTCGTGATGGCCGCGATGGCCGCGGCGATTGCATGGGGGCGCATCTATGCGGGCGTGCACTGGCCGTTCGACATGGCGGGCGGCGTGCTGGTCGGCACGGCCGGCGCGCTGGCCGCGCACCTGTATGCGCGGCCCGTCACGGCGATGCTCGAGCGCATCGGCGATTCGGTGCATGCAGTCGTGATGGGGCGCCGGCACGCGCCGTAA
- a CDS encoding siderophore-interacting protein, with the protein MQHNPDLTVTRVRHTLKFRLLQVLRVHAVTPHLLRVTLGGPDLADFESASFDDHVKVFFPPPGAERPALPSLGPDGPVFPDGEPKPVARDFTPRRFDRAVRELDLEFVLNHPGPASQWAAQARVGQWLGIGGPRGSFVVPTGFDWHLLIGDDTALPAVARRLEELPAGSRAAVVMEVADRTAQIAFDTRADVHEIWRFRAEAQAGGSDALLDAVRDLPLPPSGDGYVWAAGEAMSMRAVRQHLTGERGIDKSRIRAAAYWKRGASAVHESLDD; encoded by the coding sequence ATGCAACACAACCCCGACCTCACCGTGACCCGCGTGCGCCACACCCTCAAGTTCCGCTTGCTTCAGGTCCTGCGCGTGCACGCCGTGACGCCGCACCTGCTGCGCGTCACGCTCGGCGGCCCCGATCTCGCGGATTTCGAATCCGCGTCGTTCGACGATCACGTGAAGGTATTTTTCCCGCCGCCCGGCGCCGAACGGCCCGCACTGCCGTCCCTGGGACCGGACGGCCCCGTGTTCCCCGACGGCGAGCCGAAGCCCGTCGCGCGCGACTTCACGCCGCGCCGCTTCGACCGCGCCGTCCGCGAACTCGATCTGGAATTCGTGCTGAACCACCCGGGCCCGGCGTCGCAATGGGCCGCACAGGCACGCGTCGGCCAATGGCTCGGCATCGGCGGCCCGCGCGGTTCGTTCGTCGTCCCGACCGGTTTCGACTGGCACCTGTTGATCGGCGACGATACGGCGCTGCCGGCGGTCGCCCGACGCCTGGAAGAGCTGCCCGCGGGCTCGCGCGCGGCCGTCGTGATGGAAGTCGCGGATCGCACCGCGCAGATCGCGTTCGACACGCGCGCCGACGTGCACGAAATCTGGCGCTTCCGCGCCGAAGCGCAGGCCGGCGGCAGCGACGCGCTGCTGGACGCGGTCCGCGACCTGCCGCTGCCGCCTTCCGGCGACGGCTACGTGTGGGCGGCGGGCGAAGCGATGTCGATGCGCGCGGTACGCCAGCACCTGACCGGCGAGCGCGGCATCGACAAATCGCGCATCCGCGCGGCGGCCTACTGGAAGCGCGGCGCGAGCGCGGTGCACGAATCGCTCGACGACTGA
- a CDS encoding PadR family transcriptional regulator, whose amino-acid sequence MRHSHFRGHARCDGYGAQSAPAWFAGLWYAIGRHRRGHDPFGGGGPFGGGPGGFGGFGGDDAMPRGRQFSSDDLQLLLLALVAEQPSHGYELIKALDTRSNGFYSPSPGMVYPALTYLEEVGFVASQAEGNRKRYALTDAGRTHLDAQRERVDTLFARLTHLARKMEFMRRAFAGETAGETADESQGGWLPEFVEARVALKHALLHRSGASADEQRRIAAIMRRATAEIEGGTGE is encoded by the coding sequence ATGCGACACAGTCACTTCCGCGGCCACGCCCGTTGCGACGGGTACGGTGCGCAATCCGCCCCCGCCTGGTTCGCCGGTCTCTGGTACGCGATCGGCCGCCACCGTCGCGGCCACGATCCATTCGGTGGCGGCGGGCCCTTTGGCGGCGGCCCCGGCGGTTTCGGGGGATTCGGCGGCGACGATGCGATGCCGCGCGGCCGCCAGTTCAGCTCCGACGATCTCCAGTTGCTGTTGCTTGCGCTCGTCGCCGAGCAACCGAGCCACGGCTACGAGCTGATCAAGGCGCTCGACACGCGTTCGAACGGTTTCTACAGCCCGAGCCCCGGCATGGTGTACCCGGCGCTCACGTATCTCGAAGAAGTCGGCTTCGTCGCGTCGCAGGCGGAAGGCAACCGCAAGCGTTATGCACTGACCGACGCCGGCCGCACCCATCTCGACGCCCAGCGCGAACGGGTCGACACGCTGTTCGCTCGCCTCACGCACCTCGCGCGCAAGATGGAGTTCATGCGCCGTGCATTCGCCGGCGAAACGGCCGGCGAAACCGCGGACGAATCGCAAGGCGGCTGGCTGCCGGAATTCGTCGAAGCGCGCGTCGCGCTGAAGCATGCGCTGCTGCACAGGAGCGGCGCGTCAGCCGACGAACAGCGCCGCATCGCGGCCATCATGCGCCGCGCGACGGCCGAAATCGAAGGGGGCACCGGCGAGTAA